A part of Aquaspirillum sp. LM1 genomic DNA contains:
- a CDS encoding TonB-dependent receptor produces the protein MHNSLHRSSCVLRSQPLPLARAVIMALAAWSLPAFADDPASAKSAKKDEVTLEAVTVNARRASELAKDVPFSVSVVSGEEGESRRLLSLEDMLRQTPGVDVVVNMGMSNTSLRLRGVGALQKVSGDDSSVVINVDGLPQSPSNASLNVLDAERVEVLKGPQGTLFGRNSEAGAVNIVTRKPTDWLEGYVRAELGQDHQHLVEGVISGPLTDTLSARLALRQSGIDNVLTNAQNGKPLNKLREVAMRGALRWQPSARTQLLLSAGEETIHNRDNVYTLRPYGEPAQISIPPGAMSNRRQVARYTAELSHEFDAFTLTALSGFADTDHRYTDAIYEGRTYQQLVGFLPDGSWSIRGKEKLYNQEIRLGSKPGEKVFWVAGVNLFHNDRSMERYQSYDTFYPANPYHADSTRQFETDTQAVFGEMTVPLGSAFKLTSGLRYTWEKKSTDANWTAKPDNPNPIRTARDSQSLSDSYLTGRLALSYALTPQVNLYGVYARGYKTGGFNDEGTNYTNGLADLPYKAATVDSYETGFKFESADRRLALNGALFFNKVKDDHLLAYDVATFAANTENYDTNSRGLELEGVWKPVKGWSLSAGVAYTDARISNGAAGRMGNVAKDNRVPEVPKWSGVLSISHEQALPGLPLLKSPVLHTKLSNRFVGSRPADPQNTFSLGAYSKLDLRVGLQSGNTEFYLWADNLLDKRYDLYGYYIAPYMPDGSGAQIGSPGRGRAVGIGMNMAF, from the coding sequence ATGCACAACTCACTTCATCGTTCATCCTGCGTACTGCGCAGCCAGCCCTTGCCACTGGCCCGTGCAGTCATCATGGCGCTGGCAGCCTGGAGTTTACCCGCGTTTGCTGATGACCCCGCGTCCGCCAAATCTGCCAAAAAAGACGAAGTGACACTGGAGGCGGTGACTGTTAATGCCCGACGGGCATCTGAACTGGCCAAGGATGTACCGTTCAGTGTCAGCGTCGTCAGCGGTGAGGAAGGTGAATCCCGCCGTCTATTGTCGCTAGAAGACATGCTGCGCCAGACGCCAGGGGTGGATGTGGTGGTGAACATGGGTATGAGCAACACTTCGCTGCGCTTGCGCGGGGTGGGTGCGTTGCAAAAAGTCAGCGGCGACGATAGTTCGGTGGTGATCAATGTCGATGGTCTGCCGCAGTCGCCTTCTAATGCTTCGCTCAATGTGTTGGATGCTGAACGGGTTGAAGTGCTCAAAGGGCCTCAGGGAACGTTGTTTGGCCGTAACTCCGAAGCGGGTGCGGTGAATATTGTCACGCGCAAGCCTACTGACTGGCTGGAAGGCTATGTGCGCGCCGAGCTGGGTCAGGATCATCAGCATCTGGTGGAAGGCGTCATCAGCGGGCCGTTGACTGATACGCTCAGCGCACGGCTGGCCTTGCGCCAGTCCGGCATCGACAATGTGCTGACTAATGCACAAAATGGCAAACCGTTGAATAAGTTGCGCGAAGTAGCGATGCGCGGTGCTTTGCGCTGGCAGCCAAGTGCACGCACGCAACTGCTGCTCAGCGCGGGCGAAGAAACCATTCATAATCGCGACAATGTGTACACACTGCGCCCTTATGGCGAGCCCGCGCAAATCAGCATCCCGCCCGGAGCCATGAGTAACCGCCGTCAGGTCGCGCGTTACACCGCAGAACTGAGCCATGAGTTTGATGCTTTCACGCTGACGGCGTTATCTGGTTTTGCGGATACGGACCATCGCTATACTGATGCTATTTACGAAGGGCGTACCTATCAGCAACTGGTTGGTTTTCTCCCGGATGGCAGTTGGTCGATTAGAGGCAAGGAAAAACTGTATAACCAGGAAATTCGTTTGGGTTCGAAACCGGGCGAGAAGGTGTTCTGGGTAGCAGGGGTGAATCTGTTCCATAATGACCGATCCATGGAACGCTATCAATCCTACGATACATTCTACCCCGCTAATCCCTACCATGCTGACAGCACACGCCAGTTTGAAACCGACACGCAGGCGGTATTTGGCGAAATGACGGTGCCTCTGGGGAGTGCATTCAAACTGACCAGCGGCCTGCGCTACACCTGGGAAAAGAAAAGCACCGACGCCAATTGGACCGCCAAGCCCGATAATCCCAACCCGATTCGCACCGCTCGAGACAGCCAGTCGCTATCCGACAGCTATCTGACGGGACGCCTGGCGTTGAGCTATGCGCTGACCCCTCAAGTCAATCTGTACGGTGTATACGCTCGTGGCTACAAGACCGGTGGCTTCAATGACGAAGGCACCAACTACACCAATGGGCTTGCCGACCTGCCATACAAGGCCGCCACGGTAGACAGTTATGAAACTGGTTTCAAGTTTGAGTCAGCCGACCGGCGGCTGGCGCTCAATGGAGCGCTGTTTTTCAACAAGGTCAAAGACGATCACCTGCTGGCGTATGACGTCGCTACCTTTGCTGCCAATACTGAAAATTACGACACCAACAGCCGGGGGCTTGAATTGGAAGGGGTGTGGAAGCCAGTCAAAGGCTGGAGCCTGTCTGCAGGCGTAGCCTACACCGATGCCCGCATCAGCAATGGTGCAGCGGGCAGGATGGGCAATGTGGCAAAAGATAACCGGGTGCCGGAAGTGCCCAAATGGAGCGGCGTGCTGTCGATCAGCCATGAGCAGGCGCTGCCGGGTTTGCCGTTACTGAAGTCGCCGGTGTTGCATACCAAGCTGAGCAATCGCTTTGTTGGATCACGACCAGCGGATCCGCAAAATACTTTTAGTCTGGGGGCTTACAGCAAACTGGATCTGCGCGTGGGTCTGCAAAGCGGCAATACCGAGTTTTACCTCTGGGCCGACAACCTGCTGGACAAACGCTACGACTTGTATGGCTATTACATTGCGCCATACATGCCAGATGGGTCAGGTGCGCAGATTGGTTCTCCAGGCCGTGGTCGCGCCGTGGGCATCGGCATGAACATGGCCTTTTGA
- a CDS encoding ABC transporter ATP-binding protein, with translation MPYLSAEWRFLLYLLGTQRWRLLGAMVFTLLGVMAELVPYWVFFQVMDVLLSPSALSTQWLLTQCACLALAMLLKYGGYSLAYFLSHHAAYAILAHARQRLLQRLAWASLPWLQQQHSGQLKQAVLQDVERIESFVAHHTVEGIAAVFGPGCVLAFLLWLDWRLALAALASAPLALLASGMLMRNTGKSYAQYVSRLAGLDAATIEYVRNMSVMKVFRLDASRFQWLNEQLDAYYKLIRQMTPRMITAWSCFAALLNANLLCVLPLGLYWHAQGQVSLSALMLTIMLGAGMLRPLFKINHLNSELREVLAGVRGLLPVLHAPQHPQHADDDALLLMPSIQFDQVSFAYPRAPVLDDVSFELPPASLTVLLGPSGAGKSATAQLLAGLLQPDSGNIRLGARVLADIGEAQRTRLIGLATQEPFLFQGTLIDNLRLGNPMASDADVALAVKVAQAEALLESLPQGYQTRLHEHGVRLSGGERQRLAVARVLLAATPILVLDEATSFADNMTQKAFYQALRQHYPEKTVLVITHRAYGVEWADQILVMENGRIVDRGVHAALLARNHFYQQLWAHTTTSQRWRLGAPASEGAA, from the coding sequence ATGCCATATCTTTCTGCTGAATGGCGTTTCTTGCTGTATCTGCTGGGCACGCAACGTTGGCGATTGCTGGGTGCCATGGTGTTTACCCTGCTGGGAGTGATGGCTGAACTGGTTCCTTACTGGGTTTTTTTTCAGGTGATGGATGTCTTGCTGTCACCATCTGCGCTGTCGACCCAGTGGCTGCTTACTCAGTGCGCTTGCCTGGCGCTGGCCATGCTGCTCAAGTATGGGGGTTATTCTCTGGCATATTTTCTCAGCCATCATGCAGCGTATGCCATTCTGGCGCATGCGCGCCAGCGTCTGCTCCAACGTCTGGCCTGGGCCAGTCTGCCCTGGCTACAACAGCAGCACTCTGGCCAGCTCAAACAAGCCGTGTTGCAGGATGTGGAGCGAATCGAATCATTTGTGGCTCACCACACGGTGGAAGGCATTGCTGCCGTGTTTGGGCCAGGATGCGTGCTGGCGTTTTTGCTATGGTTGGATTGGCGGCTGGCGCTGGCTGCGCTGGCGTCTGCACCGTTGGCCTTGCTGGCATCAGGCATGCTGATGCGCAATACCGGCAAGAGCTATGCGCAATATGTCTCCCGGCTGGCAGGTTTGGACGCGGCTACAATTGAATATGTGCGCAATATGTCGGTCATGAAGGTGTTTCGCCTAGATGCCAGCCGCTTTCAGTGGCTGAACGAGCAACTGGACGCCTACTACAAGCTGATTCGTCAGATGACCCCGCGCATGATCACTGCTTGGTCGTGTTTTGCCGCTTTGCTCAATGCCAACTTGCTGTGTGTTCTGCCGCTGGGCTTGTATTGGCATGCCCAAGGGCAGGTGTCGCTGTCTGCCCTGATGCTGACCATCATGCTTGGGGCTGGCATGCTTCGGCCACTGTTCAAGATCAACCATCTGAATTCCGAATTGCGTGAAGTGCTGGCTGGCGTGCGCGGCTTGTTGCCCGTGCTGCACGCACCACAGCATCCCCAGCATGCCGATGATGATGCGTTGCTGCTGATGCCTTCGATCCAGTTTGACCAAGTGTCTTTTGCCTATCCGCGCGCGCCTGTGCTGGATGATGTCAGTTTTGAACTGCCTCCTGCCAGCCTGACTGTGCTGCTTGGGCCATCAGGTGCAGGCAAGTCGGCCACGGCGCAATTGCTGGCTGGGCTGTTACAGCCTGACAGCGGCAATATCCGGCTGGGCGCAAGGGTGCTGGCTGACATCGGTGAGGCCCAGCGCACCCGCTTGATCGGGCTGGCTACCCAAGAACCATTCCTGTTTCAGGGTACCCTGATCGACAACCTGCGGCTGGGCAACCCGATGGCCAGCGATGCTGACGTGGCGTTGGCGGTGAAGGTGGCTCAGGCGGAGGCGTTGCTGGAGAGTCTCCCTCAAGGCTATCAAACCCGTTTGCATGAACATGGCGTGCGCTTGTCTGGCGGCGAGCGGCAACGCCTGGCCGTGGCCCGCGTGTTGCTGGCCGCCACTCCGATACTGGTGCTGGACGAAGCCACTTCGTTTGCCGACAACATGACACAAAAAGCCTTTTATCAGGCATTGCGTCAGCATTATCCGGAAAAAACCGTGTTGGTGATCACCCACCGCGCCTACGGTGTCGAATGGGCTGACCAGATACTGGTCATGGAAAACGGGCGGATTGTCGATCGCGGTGTGCATGCTGCCTTGCTGGCACGTAATCATTTTTACCAACAACTGTGGGCGCATACAACGACCAGCCAGCGCTGGCGTCTGGGGGCTCCCGCCTCAGAGGGGGCTGCATGA
- a CDS encoding TonB-dependent receptor — MVTVNARRAPELAKDVPFSVSVVSGSEAESRRLLSLDEMLRQAPGVDMVVNGGMATGTLRMRGVGALQKVSGDDSSVVINIDGLSLSPSNTGLNVLDVEQIEVLKGPQGTLFGGNSEAGAVNIVTRKPTDWLEGYVRAELGQDHQHLVEGVISGPLTDTLSARLALRQSGIDNVLTNAQNGKPLNTPRELALRGTLRWQPGTRTQLLLSASQDVLKQRDTPYTLRPYDEPARIDIPPGAAWNRREVNRYTAELTHAFDAMTLTALLGYGHLRHHALNAIYEGRTYQQLVGFHPDGSWTMYSKEKRYNQEVRLSAKPHSKIFWVLGVNAFQSQRDLAYRDVKDIFYPANPYHADSTRQFETDTQAVFGEMTVPLGSAFKLTSGLRYTWEKKSTDANWTAKPDNPNPIRTARDSQSLSDSYLTGRLALSYALTPQVNLYGVYARGYKTGGFNDEGTNYTNGLADLPYKAATVDSYETGFKFESADRRLALNGALFFNKVKDDHLLAYDVATFAANTENYDTNSRGLELEGVWKPVKGWSLSAGVAYTDARISNGAAGRMGNVAKDNRVPEVPKWSGVLSISHEQALPGLPLLKSPVLHTKLSNRFVGSRPADPQNTFSLGAYSKLDLRVGLQSGNTEFYLWADNLLDKRYDLYGYYIAPYMPGGSGAQIGSPGRGRAVGIGMNMAF; from the coding sequence GTGGTTACCGTCAATGCCCGGCGGGCACCAGAACTGGCCAAGGACGTACCGTTCAGTGTCAGCGTGGTTAGCGGCAGTGAAGCCGAATCGCGTCGCCTGCTGTCGCTGGATGAGATGCTGCGGCAAGCACCAGGGGTGGATATGGTGGTCAATGGCGGTATGGCTACCGGCACATTGCGCATGCGTGGGGTGGGGGCACTGCAAAAAGTCAGCGGTGACGATAGCTCGGTAGTGATCAATATTGATGGCTTGTCTTTGTCGCCATCTAATACAGGCCTGAATGTGTTGGATGTCGAACAGATCGAAGTGCTCAAAGGACCGCAAGGCACCCTGTTTGGCGGAAATTCCGAGGCAGGTGCAGTGAATATTGTCACGCGCAAGCCTACTGACTGGCTAGAAGGCTATGTGCGCGCCGAGCTGGGTCAGGATCATCAGCATCTGGTGGAAGGCGTCATTAGCGGGCCGCTGACCGATACGCTCAGCGCACGGCTGGCCTTGCGCCAGTCCGGCATCGACAATGTGCTGACCAACGCACAGAACGGCAAGCCGTTGAATACCCCGCGCGAACTGGCGTTGCGTGGCACATTGCGCTGGCAACCTGGCACCCGCACGCAATTGCTGCTCAGCGCCAGCCAGGATGTGCTCAAACAGCGGGATACCCCCTACACGCTGCGGCCATACGATGAACCGGCGCGCATTGACATTCCGCCCGGTGCTGCCTGGAACCGGCGGGAGGTCAATCGCTACACCGCAGAATTGACCCATGCCTTTGATGCCATGACACTGACCGCTCTGCTGGGATATGGCCATCTCCGTCACCATGCCCTTAACGCCATCTACGAAGGGCGCACCTATCAGCAGTTGGTCGGTTTTCACCCGGATGGTAGCTGGACCATGTACAGCAAGGAAAAACGCTACAACCAGGAAGTTCGCCTGAGCGCCAAACCTCACAGTAAAATTTTTTGGGTGCTGGGGGTGAATGCATTCCAGAGCCAGCGAGACTTGGCTTACCGGGATGTCAAAGACATATTTTATCCCGCTAATCCCTACCATGCTGACAGCACACGCCAGTTTGAAACCGACACGCAGGCGGTATTTGGCGAAATGACGGTGCCTCTGGGGAGTGCATTCAAACTGACCAGCGGCCTGCGCTACACCTGGGAAAAGAAAAGCACCGACGCCAATTGGACCGCCAAGCCCGATAATCCCAACCCGATTCGCACCGCTCGAGACAGCCAGTCGCTATCCGACAGCTATCTGACGGGACGCCTGGCGTTGAGCTATGCGCTGACCCCTCAAGTCAATCTGTACGGTGTATACGCTCGTGGCTACAAGACCGGTGGCTTCAATGACGAAGGCACCAACTACACCAATGGGCTTGCCGACCTGCCATACAAGGCCGCCACGGTAGACAGTTATGAAACTGGTTTCAAGTTTGAGTCAGCCGACCGGCGGCTGGCGCTCAATGGAGCGCTGTTTTTCAACAAGGTCAAAGACGATCACCTGCTGGCGTATGACGTCGCTACCTTTGCTGCCAATACTGAAAATTACGACACCAACAGCCGGGGGCTTGAATTGGAAGGGGTGTGGAAGCCAGTCAAAGGCTGGAGCCTGTCTGCAGGCGTAGCCTACACCGATGCCCGCATCAGCAATGGTGCAGCGGGCAGGATGGGCAATGTGGCAAAAGATAACCGGGTGCCGGAAGTGCCCAAATGGAGCGGCGTGCTGTCGATCAGCCATGAGCAGGCGCTGCCGGGTTTGCCGTTACTGAAGTCGCCGGTGTTGCATACCAAGCTGAGCAATCGCTTTGTTGGATCACGACCAGCGGATCCGCAAAATACTTTTAGTCTGGGGGCTTACAGCAAACTGGATCTGCGCGTGGGTCTGCAAAGCGGCAATACCGAGTTTTACCTCTGGGCCGACAACCTGCTGGACAAACGCTACGACTTGTATGGCTATTACATTGCGCCATACATGCCAGGTGGGTCAGGTGCGCAGATTGGTTCTCCAGGCCGTGGTCGCGCCGTGGGCATCGGCATGAACATGGCCTTTTGA
- a CDS encoding efflux RND transporter permease subunit, producing the protein MNFSAWSIQNPLPAIMLFIMLCFGGGLGFSAMKIQNLPDLDLPMVSVQASLPGATPSQLENDVARKLEDAVATVPGIKHIYTTLQDGTASLMLEFRMEKPVQNAVDDVRSAISRVQSDLPGDVREPIVSRIDVSAQPIFAFTVSSPQMDAEALSWFVDTTLSRRLLAVRGVGAVNRVGGVNREIRVGLDPAHLHGLQASAADISRQLRAMQSETVGGRANLGGAEQPVRTMGSVANAQALADISISLSDGRALRLNQVARVSDGLAEPRALALLDGKPVVGFEVIRSRGESEVQVGLAVQAALNELRANHAGLQIVEAFNFVRPVEEEYAGSMHLLYEGALLAVVVVWLFLRDWRATFVSAIALPLSVIPAFLGMYWLGFSVNIVTLLALSLVVGVLVDDAIVEVENIVRHLNMGKSPMQAAREAADEIGLAVIATTLTLVAVFLPTAFMSGAAGKFFKQFGWTASLAVVASLLVARVLTPMMSAYVLRGARQVHPEPRWMACYLRWAQWCILHRGLTLLGATGFFIGSLMLIPLLPTAFIPADDHSQTQVYLELAPGATLAHTHQAAEQARMLIQQIPQVRRVYTTIGAGSVGSDPFVLGSAGEVRKATLTISLSPRAERPRKQMVEEQIRQQLETLPGVRSKVGLGNSGEKYILALTGSDPLSLQAAARAVERELRTIPGLGNIASTASLVRPEIAVRPDFARAADLGVSSQTIGETLRVATLGDYDTSLAKLNLAQRQVPILVSLEHSARSDLSVLSRLSVPGRHGPVSLSEVADLSLASGPAVISRYDRIRNINFEIELAGQPMGDVSALVAQLPAVRQLPAGVRMVEVGDAEVMVELFTSFGLAMLTGIVCIYLVLVLLFKDFFHPATILVALPLSLGGAFVGLLLGQQSFSMPSLIGLVMLMGIATKNSILLVEYAILARREYGMSRQAALLDACHKRARPIVMTTLAMGAGMLPIALGMGAADSSFRAPMSIAVLGGLLTSTVLSLLVAPAMFTYVDDMQKVFLSRLRCWRQRH; encoded by the coding sequence ATGAACTTTTCCGCTTGGTCCATTCAAAATCCTCTGCCAGCCATCATGCTGTTCATCATGCTGTGCTTTGGCGGGGGACTTGGCTTTAGCGCTATGAAAATCCAGAATTTGCCTGACCTGGATTTGCCCATGGTGTCGGTACAGGCATCACTGCCAGGGGCTACGCCCAGCCAGTTGGAAAATGACGTGGCTCGCAAGCTGGAGGATGCTGTGGCTACAGTGCCTGGCATCAAGCATATTTACACCACGCTGCAGGATGGCACTGCATCGCTGATGCTGGAGTTCCGTATGGAAAAACCGGTACAGAATGCTGTAGATGATGTGCGTTCAGCCATTTCACGCGTGCAATCCGATTTACCCGGCGATGTGCGTGAACCGATTGTCAGCCGGATTGATGTGTCTGCTCAGCCGATTTTTGCGTTTACGGTGTCTTCGCCCCAGATGGATGCAGAAGCGTTGTCCTGGTTTGTTGACACCACCTTGTCCAGACGGCTGCTTGCTGTGCGCGGGGTTGGTGCGGTGAATCGCGTAGGCGGGGTGAATCGTGAAATCCGTGTCGGTCTCGACCCTGCCCATTTGCATGGACTGCAGGCTAGCGCCGCCGATATTTCCCGGCAATTGCGCGCCATGCAAAGTGAAACTGTGGGCGGACGAGCCAATCTGGGGGGGGCTGAGCAACCCGTACGTACCATGGGATCCGTGGCCAACGCCCAGGCGCTGGCCGACATCTCGATCAGCTTGAGTGATGGGCGCGCCTTGCGCCTGAATCAGGTCGCCAGGGTTAGTGACGGCCTGGCCGAGCCTCGTGCGCTGGCGCTGCTGGATGGTAAGCCGGTAGTGGGTTTCGAGGTGATTCGCAGTCGGGGTGAAAGCGAAGTGCAGGTAGGACTGGCGGTACAAGCTGCCTTGAACGAATTGCGTGCCAACCACGCAGGCCTGCAAATTGTCGAAGCATTTAATTTTGTCCGGCCTGTCGAAGAGGAATATGCCGGGTCCATGCATTTGCTCTATGAAGGTGCCTTGCTGGCCGTGGTAGTGGTATGGCTGTTTCTGCGAGACTGGCGCGCCACCTTCGTTTCAGCGATCGCTTTACCCCTGTCAGTCATTCCTGCGTTTCTGGGAATGTACTGGCTGGGGTTCAGCGTCAATATCGTCACCTTGCTGGCCTTGTCGCTGGTGGTGGGCGTTCTGGTGGATGATGCCATTGTCGAGGTGGAAAACATTGTTCGCCATTTGAATATGGGCAAATCGCCGATGCAGGCGGCCAGGGAAGCCGCCGACGAAATTGGCCTGGCTGTGATTGCCACCACACTGACCCTAGTGGCGGTCTTTCTGCCAACTGCATTCATGAGCGGGGCTGCTGGCAAGTTTTTCAAGCAATTTGGCTGGACGGCCTCGCTGGCTGTGGTTGCCTCGCTGTTGGTGGCTCGCGTGCTGACCCCAATGATGTCGGCGTATGTGTTGCGCGGCGCGCGCCAGGTTCATCCCGAACCGCGCTGGATGGCCTGCTATCTGCGCTGGGCGCAGTGGTGCATCCTGCATCGCGGATTGACTCTTCTTGGTGCTACAGGATTTTTCATTGGTTCGCTGATGCTCATCCCCCTGCTGCCCACGGCGTTCATTCCGGCAGATGATCACTCACAAACCCAGGTATATCTGGAGCTGGCGCCAGGGGCGACGCTGGCGCACACCCATCAGGCTGCTGAACAGGCCCGGATGCTGATCCAGCAGATTCCACAGGTGCGTCGGGTATACACCACCATCGGGGCGGGCAGTGTCGGCAGTGATCCCTTTGTGCTGGGGAGTGCTGGAGAAGTGCGCAAAGCCACGCTGACCATTTCCCTGTCGCCACGCGCTGAGCGGCCACGCAAGCAGATGGTGGAGGAACAGATTCGCCAGCAGTTGGAAACGCTGCCTGGTGTACGTAGCAAGGTGGGGCTGGGCAACTCGGGAGAAAAATACATACTGGCACTGACCGGGTCAGATCCTCTTTCCCTGCAGGCTGCCGCACGGGCGGTGGAGCGTGAACTGCGCACCATCCCCGGGTTAGGTAATATAGCTTCAACCGCCAGCCTGGTTCGCCCGGAAATTGCCGTGCGTCCGGACTTTGCCCGTGCGGCCGATTTGGGCGTCAGCAGTCAGACCATCGGCGAAACCTTGCGGGTGGCGACACTGGGGGATTATGACACGTCGCTGGCCAAGCTGAATCTGGCTCAGCGTCAGGTGCCCATTCTGGTGAGCCTGGAGCACAGTGCGCGCAGTGATTTATCGGTACTATCCCGCCTAAGCGTTCCTGGCCGTCATGGCCCGGTTAGCCTCAGTGAGGTGGCCGACCTCAGTCTGGCCAGTGGCCCGGCCGTGATCAGCCGCTATGATCGCATCCGCAATATCAACTTTGAAATTGAACTGGCCGGACAGCCCATGGGCGATGTGTCAGCCCTGGTTGCGCAACTGCCTGCCGTTCGTCAGCTGCCGGCTGGCGTGCGGATGGTTGAAGTAGGGGATGCCGAGGTGATGGTCGAGCTGTTTACCAGTTTTGGCCTGGCCATGCTAACCGGGATTGTGTGCATCTATCTGGTGCTGGTGCTGTTGTTCAAGGATTTTTTTCATCCTGCTACCATTTTGGTAGCCTTACCCTTATCGCTGGGCGGCGCATTTGTGGGTTTGCTGCTGGGACAGCAAAGCTTCTCCATGCCTTCGCTGATTGGTCTGGTGATGCTCATGGGGATTGCCACCAAAAACTCCATTTTGCTGGTGGAATACGCCATTCTTGCCCGACGCGAGTACGGTATGTCACGCCAGGCCGCACTGCTGGATGCTTGCCACAAGCGTGCTAGGCCGATTGTGATGACCACCTTGGCCATGGGGGCCGGCATGCTGCCGATTGCACTTGGCATGGGCGCTGCCGATTCCAGTTTTCGTGCGCCCATGTCCATCGCAGTATTGGGGGGGCTGCTGACTTCCACCGTGCTCAGTCTGCTAGTGGCACCCGCCATGTTTACCTATGTTGATGATATGCAGAAGGTCTTTCTCAGCCGCTTGCGTTGCTGGCGACAGCGTCATTGA
- a CDS encoding thioesterase II family protein, whose protein sequence is MAQLRVVCLPHAGGSASFFRRWAAELPTSVELLAVQYPGREERLNEPMYQHMADLVGALTFALAAHPGLRHTPYVLFGHSMGGAVAYELSRQLRREGLPQPAHLLLSACESPARHQGGRLHHQADAALLAEITRLGSSQLDWAAHPELAQLVLPAMRNDYQVIETWQADPLHPQLDIPIDVLVGSDDPELSEADAQDWLRYTSRSFRLSRYPGAHFYLIAQQAAVCAHINRVLALVGFGTGSHFP, encoded by the coding sequence ATGGCCCAGCTGCGTGTGGTATGCCTACCGCATGCCGGCGGCAGCGCCAGCTTCTTTCGTCGCTGGGCAGCGGAGTTGCCGACATCGGTAGAATTACTGGCAGTGCAGTATCCTGGACGTGAAGAACGGCTGAACGAACCCATGTATCAGCATATGGCTGACCTGGTGGGCGCACTTACCTTTGCCTTGGCGGCGCATCCTGGCTTGCGCCACACACCGTATGTGTTGTTTGGCCACAGCATGGGCGGGGCCGTGGCCTACGAGCTATCCCGACAGTTGCGTCGCGAAGGTTTACCTCAACCCGCACACTTGCTGCTCTCGGCCTGCGAATCACCGGCACGGCATCAGGGAGGCAGGCTGCATCATCAAGCTGACGCCGCCTTGCTGGCCGAAATTACCCGGCTGGGCAGTAGTCAGCTTGACTGGGCAGCGCACCCTGAGCTGGCACAACTGGTGCTCCCAGCCATGCGGAATGATTACCAAGTGATTGAAACTTGGCAAGCAGACCCGCTTCACCCGCAACTTGATATCCCGATTGATGTGCTGGTAGGCAGCGATGACCCAGAGCTGAGCGAAGCAGATGCACAAGATTGGTTGCGCTATACCTCCCGATCGTTCCGATTGAGTCGCTACCCTGGCGCACATTTTTACCTGATTGCGCAACAGGCAGCTGTGTGTGCGCACATCAACCGGGTTCTGGCACTGGTGGGGTTTGGCACAGGATCACACTTTCCCTGA
- a CDS encoding efflux RND transporter periplasmic adaptor subunit, translating to MTALIAVATFWMIRDASSAASPTHTKPVLSVTVVRPQRQHWPVELAANGNIVPWHEAIISSDVAQLRLTQVLVDVGDRVKAGQVLATWDDIPVRHELAQAVAMQEQAQAVWAETAEQTRRAQAMRGSGAISEQHIAVLEYQLQAAKARVAAASSQVDSLRLRLYRTQVRAPDDGVISARSASMGVVATVGGELFRLLRQQRLQWRAELGASDLARLPFAAPVQVQLGDGVTLNGIISRLAPSIDPRTRQGWVYVDIPTHPAARAGMFAQGRFVLAQQPALTLPHQAVVMREAFSYVFELEALQRVILRKVQIGRRQSDRVEVLSGLSADAQVVASGAGFLNDGDTVRVLPSALPGQAREAS from the coding sequence TTGACCGCCCTGATTGCCGTCGCTACTTTTTGGATGATACGGGATGCCTCCTCCGCTGCGTCGCCGACACACACCAAGCCGGTGCTGAGCGTAACCGTCGTTCGCCCACAACGCCAGCACTGGCCGGTTGAACTGGCTGCGAATGGCAACATTGTACCCTGGCATGAGGCCATTATCAGTTCGGATGTGGCCCAGCTCCGCCTGACCCAGGTGCTGGTTGATGTGGGAGACCGAGTCAAGGCGGGCCAAGTGTTGGCAACATGGGATGATATTCCTGTGCGCCATGAGTTGGCGCAGGCCGTGGCCATGCAGGAGCAGGCGCAGGCAGTCTGGGCAGAAACCGCAGAACAAACCCGGCGGGCGCAGGCCATGCGAGGAAGCGGTGCCATCAGTGAACAGCATATTGCTGTGCTGGAATATCAATTGCAGGCGGCCAAGGCCAGAGTAGCAGCAGCTAGCTCGCAGGTTGACAGCCTGCGTCTGCGATTGTATCGAACTCAGGTGCGCGCACCTGACGATGGGGTAATTTCTGCTCGCAGCGCCAGCATGGGGGTAGTGGCTACGGTAGGGGGCGAACTGTTCCGGCTACTGCGTCAGCAGCGGTTACAGTGGCGTGCAGAGTTGGGAGCCAGCGATCTGGCCCGACTTCCCTTCGCTGCGCCGGTGCAGGTGCAACTGGGTGATGGTGTGACTCTGAATGGCATTATCAGCCGGTTGGCACCCAGTATTGACCCCCGTACACGCCAGGGCTGGGTGTATGTGGATATTCCCACGCACCCGGCGGCTCGGGCTGGCATGTTTGCCCAAGGGCGCTTTGTTCTGGCGCAGCAGCCTGCGCTCACACTCCCACACCAAGCCGTGGTGATGCGTGAAGCGTTCAGTTATGTGTTTGAGCTGGAGGCTCTCCAGCGGGTGATCTTGCGCAAAGTACAGATCGGGCGACGGCAGTCTGATCGGGTGGAAGTGCTTTCCGGTCTGTCTGCCGATGCCCAAGTGGTTGCTTCCGGTGCAGGCTTTTTGAATGATGGCGATACTGTCAGGGTGTTGCCATCTGCGCTGCCTGGCCAGGCTCGGGAGGCATCATGA